In a genomic window of Sarcophilus harrisii chromosome 4, mSarHar1.11, whole genome shotgun sequence:
- the RNF39 gene encoding RING finger protein 39 isoform X2 gives MEVERTSGGSLPLLPTEISEFGPGLVERLEQLSTCPLCRGPFQDPVILACEHSFCRACLARRWDIPPGSGDSNTAPPIICPCCGLSCPRRSLRSNVRLAVEVRISRGLRDKLAEPGARTGRRRGGRIPTMGCQDPHGEDVRKTWRRLDATKSKPEESDEDIPDDYPVVKNMLHRLTADLTLDPSTAHRHLLVSPDGRSVCLAPPGTPVPLDGPARFDQLPAVLGAQGFRGGRHCWEVETASGTSFGESSGEDDKGSHYAVGAAGESVRRKGRVGLCPAGAVWAVEGRGGRLWALTAPEPTPLGGGRPPPRRIRVDLDWERGRVAFYDGRSLDLLFAFQASGSLGERVFPLLCTRDPQTPLRIVPADG, from the exons ATGGAGGTCGAAAGAACATCAGGTGGATCCTTGCCCCTTCTCCCCACGGAGATTTCGGAGTTCGGTCCCGGGCTAGTGGAGCGTTTGGAACAACTGTCTACTTGCCCTCTGTGTAGGGGGCCCTTTCAGGACCCCGTGATCCTAGCGTGCGAGCACAGTTTCTGTCGCGCGTGCTTGGCTCGCCGCTGGGACATCCCTCCAGGGTCGGGTGATAGCAACACCGCGCCTCCCATCATATGCCCCTGCTGCGGTCTCTCGTGCCCTCGCCGCAGCCTTCGGTCGAACGTGCGCCTGGCAGTGGAGGTGCGGATTAGTCGTGGGCTAAGGGACAAGCTGGCAGAGCCCGGCGCTCGGACCGGGAGACGCCGTGGGGGACGCATCCCTACCATGGGCTGTCAGGATCCGCACGGAGAG GATGTGAGGAAGACATGGAGAAG ACTTGATGCCACAAAGTCCAAACCAGAGGAATCAGATGAGGACATCCCAGATGATTATCCTGTGGTCAAAAACATGCTCCACAGACTCACAG CGGACTTAACTCTGGACCCTAGCACTGCACACCGTCACCTCCTTGTGTCTCCCGATGGTCGAAGCGTTTGTCTAGCTCCACCTGGGACACCTGTGCCACTGGACGGACCAGCCCGCTTCGACCAGCTCCCCGCTGTGCTAGGTGCGCAAGGCTTCAGAGGTGGACGGCATTGCTGGGAAGTGGAGACTGCCAGTGGAACTTCTTTCGGGGAGTCCTCTGGTGAAGACGACAAAGGGAGCCATTATGCCGTCGGTGCTGCTGGAGAATCTGTGCGGCGAAAGGGCCGAGTAGGCTTATGCCCCGCGGGGGCCGTGTGGGCTGTGGAAGGCCGAGGAGGCAGGTTATGGGCTCTGACAGCCCCCGAACCTACGCCCCTGGGAGGTGGAAGGCCTCCGCCCCGGAGAATTCGCGTGGACTTGGATTGGGAAAGAGGCCGAGTGGCTTTCTATGACGGTCGGTCTCTTGACCTGCTTTTCGCTTTCCAGGCATCTGGATCCCTTGGGGAGCGTGTCTTTCCGTTGCTTTGCACCCGGGACCCCCAGACCCCACTGCGCATAGTGCCAGCTGATGGCTGA
- the RNF39 gene encoding RING finger protein 39 isoform X1, whose product MEVERTSGGSLPLLPTEISEFGPGLVERLEQLSTCPLCRGPFQDPVILACEHSFCRACLARRWDIPPGSGDSNTAPPIICPCCGLSCPRRSLRSNVRLAVEVRISRGLRDKLAEPGARTGRRRGGRIPTMGCQDPHGEDVRKTWRSYIFLRLDATKSKPEESDEDIPDDYPVVKNMLHRLTADLTLDPSTAHRHLLVSPDGRSVCLAPPGTPVPLDGPARFDQLPAVLGAQGFRGGRHCWEVETASGTSFGESSGEDDKGSHYAVGAAGESVRRKGRVGLCPAGAVWAVEGRGGRLWALTAPEPTPLGGGRPPPRRIRVDLDWERGRVAFYDGRSLDLLFAFQASGSLGERVFPLLCTRDPQTPLRIVPADG is encoded by the exons ATGGAGGTCGAAAGAACATCAGGTGGATCCTTGCCCCTTCTCCCCACGGAGATTTCGGAGTTCGGTCCCGGGCTAGTGGAGCGTTTGGAACAACTGTCTACTTGCCCTCTGTGTAGGGGGCCCTTTCAGGACCCCGTGATCCTAGCGTGCGAGCACAGTTTCTGTCGCGCGTGCTTGGCTCGCCGCTGGGACATCCCTCCAGGGTCGGGTGATAGCAACACCGCGCCTCCCATCATATGCCCCTGCTGCGGTCTCTCGTGCCCTCGCCGCAGCCTTCGGTCGAACGTGCGCCTGGCAGTGGAGGTGCGGATTAGTCGTGGGCTAAGGGACAAGCTGGCAGAGCCCGGCGCTCGGACCGGGAGACGCCGTGGGGGACGCATCCCTACCATGGGCTGTCAGGATCCGCACGGAGAG GATGTGAGGAAGACATGGAGAAG CTACATCTTTCTCAGACTTGATGCCACAAAGTCCAAACCAGAGGAATCAGATGAGGACATCCCAGATGATTATCCTGTGGTCAAAAACATGCTCCACAGACTCACAG CGGACTTAACTCTGGACCCTAGCACTGCACACCGTCACCTCCTTGTGTCTCCCGATGGTCGAAGCGTTTGTCTAGCTCCACCTGGGACACCTGTGCCACTGGACGGACCAGCCCGCTTCGACCAGCTCCCCGCTGTGCTAGGTGCGCAAGGCTTCAGAGGTGGACGGCATTGCTGGGAAGTGGAGACTGCCAGTGGAACTTCTTTCGGGGAGTCCTCTGGTGAAGACGACAAAGGGAGCCATTATGCCGTCGGTGCTGCTGGAGAATCTGTGCGGCGAAAGGGCCGAGTAGGCTTATGCCCCGCGGGGGCCGTGTGGGCTGTGGAAGGCCGAGGAGGCAGGTTATGGGCTCTGACAGCCCCCGAACCTACGCCCCTGGGAGGTGGAAGGCCTCCGCCCCGGAGAATTCGCGTGGACTTGGATTGGGAAAGAGGCCGAGTGGCTTTCTATGACGGTCGGTCTCTTGACCTGCTTTTCGCTTTCCAGGCATCTGGATCCCTTGGGGAGCGTGTCTTTCCGTTGCTTTGCACCCGGGACCCCCAGACCCCACTGCGCATAGTGCCAGCTGATGGCTGA